DNA sequence from the Acidobacteriota bacterium genome:
TTCGGCCTTGGGAATCCCGGCCCCCTCATCATGCGGCCGGTACACGAAGCGGTGAGCGACGATGTCATCCATCTTCCGTGGCTCCCCCAAGTACCGCAGCAGCCGTCCCTCGCGGTCGGCGATCCGATCAACGTACCGGTCCAGGCGAGCGAGAAACGCCTCGCGATCGTCGAGCAGGCCGATGTGGTGGCCGGTGACGTAGTGCGCCGCCTCGATATCGCGCACCCGTTCCAGCGAGTGTTCGAATTCTCCGAGATCAGACCAGGCGTCCCCGTAGTACGGCCCGAAGCCGGTCAGGTCGATGTCACCCAGGAACAGTACGCCGTCGGGCTCGATCATGAGGGCACAGTGACCCCGGGTATGGCCGGGCGTGTGAATCACCCGAACCGAGACGCCGCCGCCGAGATCGAACAGATCGCCGTTCCGGAACGGCACGGCGTCCGGCCGGGGCTCGTAGCAGAACGTCGTCCGCAGGTACCGGCCGTACTCCTCGCGGCGTTCCGGTTCGACCCCGAAGATGTCGAGGAAGCCGTCGAAGTCGAGCAGACCGGACAGATCCTCCTCGTGGACGTGGACCGGGGCGTCCCTGAAGAGCGGCAGAGCCGCGGTGTGGTCCTCGTGGCAGTGGCTGAGCAGCACGAGGTCGACACGGGGCAGACCACCCCGGCCCCGCGCCCGAACGCCGAGCGATGGATCGATCAGCGCCGTCGACTCGGCCCCCTCCACGACCAGGGCGTTGTTGTCGGGGTACTTGCCGCCGCCTTCGCCGAACAGGATGGTCGTGGCGCCGAGCCGGCGATCTTCGAGCCTGGTCACCTGGCTTGGCTCGGCGACGAATCAGCCCGCCGACGCTTCGGCAGCCGTCACCTGCGGAAACTGCCAGCCGTTGTGGTACTCGGCACGCAGCAGCGCGTTCGCCTCCTCATCGCCCTTGACGCGACCCGCCGCGTGATCCCAGTACACCCGCCGTCCGGTCCGGAACGCGATGTTCCCCAGGTGCGCGTTGACCGCGACCAGGGCGCCCACGTCCGCGTTACACCGCGGTTGCCTGCGGGTCTTCATGCAGTCGATGAAGTCCTGCGTGTGCTGGTCCAGCCCCCGCTGGTCAGGAGCCGCGGCCCGTCTCTCGATCGCCGGCGTCTTCTCGTAGCGCTCGCCGTCCTTGCGGCCGGTCTCGGCCAACACCTCCCAACCGCCGCGATCGACGACCAGGGTGCCGTTGTTGCCGGTGAAGGAGACGCCGTGTCCGCGCTGGTGCGGCCCCAGGCTGATGCCCAGGCTGTGCTCCCAGGTCATCGTGAAGTCGTCGTACTCGTAGATCGCCTGCTGGGTGTCCGGGGTCTCCATCGCGCTGCCCGGATAGCCGAACGGTCCGCCCAGGGACATGACCGACTTCGGCGCCGTCGCCTTCATGCCCATCAGCACGATGTCGATCAGGTGGACGCCCCAATCGGTCATCAGGCCGCCCGCATAGTCCCAGTACCAGCGGAAGTCCCAGTGGAAGCGGTGCTTGTTGAAGGGCCGTTTCCTTGCCGGTCCCAGCCACATGTCGTAGTCGACGCCCGCGGGCGGATCCGAGTCGGGTACCGGCATCGGCGCCGCCCAACCCATGTAGGCCCATGTCTTGGCGCTACGGATCTGGCCGAGCTCACCGGACCAGAGGTACTCCATCGCGTCCTGCCAGTGCTTGCCCGAGCGCTGCCACTGGCCGACCTGGACCACCCGACCATGCGCCTTGGCGGCCTGCTGCATGACCCGGACCTCCTCGATCGAGTTCGCCATCGGCTTCTCGACGTAGACGTCCTTCCCCGCTTCGCAGGCGTCCACCATGATCCGGCAGTGCCAGTGGTCGGGGGTGCCGATGATGACGGCGTCGATCTCGTCGTCCTCGAGCAACTTGCGGTAGTCGCCGTAGCTGTCCGGCTTGCTACCGGTCAAACCCTCGAAGGACTCGATGCGCTCGGCTAGAACGTTGC
Encoded proteins:
- a CDS encoding Gfo/Idh/MocA family oxidoreductase yields the protein MSTTRRSFLYGMGGLGAAAAGLGNMGAAFAAPVRGRAVAASDRIRVGVIGCRGMGSSNMRSMLDIDGVECAALCDVDGNVLAERIESFEGLTGSKPDSYGDYRKLLEDDEIDAVIIGTPDHWHCRIMVDACEAGKDVYVEKPMANSIEEVRVMQQAAKAHGRVVQVGQWQRSGKHWQDAMEYLWSGELGQIRSAKTWAYMGWAAPMPVPDSDPPAGVDYDMWLGPARKRPFNKHRFHWDFRWYWDYAGGLMTDWGVHLIDIVLMGMKATAPKSVMSLGGPFGYPGSAMETPDTQQAIYEYDDFTMTWEHSLGISLGPHQRGHGVSFTGNNGTLVVDRGGWEVLAETGRKDGERYEKTPAIERRAAAPDQRGLDQHTQDFIDCMKTRRQPRCNADVGALVAVNAHLGNIAFRTGRRVYWDHAAGRVKGDEEANALLRAEYHNGWQFPQVTAAEASAG
- a CDS encoding MBL fold metallo-hydrolase; protein product: MTRLEDRRLGATTILFGEGGGKYPDNNALVVEGAESTALIDPSLGVRARGRGGLPRVDLVLLSHCHEDHTAALPLFRDAPVHVHEEDLSGLLDFDGFLDIFGVEPERREEYGRYLRTTFCYEPRPDAVPFRNGDLFDLGGGVSVRVIHTPGHTRGHCALMIEPDGVLFLGDIDLTGFGPYYGDAWSDLGEFEHSLERVRDIEAAHYVTGHHIGLLDDREAFLARLDRYVDRIADREGRLLRYLGEPRKMDDIVAHRFVYRPHDEGAGIPKAERRSMELHLDRLERAGRVERCGEMYAAV